One window of Hoplias malabaricus isolate fHopMal1 chromosome 16, fHopMal1.hap1, whole genome shotgun sequence genomic DNA carries:
- the LOC136672320 gene encoding kelch-like protein 23, whose translation MACVKEQVERKCPDSVFEDGLLSKANNTEKSIYKGICEENHRSIQENMEDVGPDAVLQVENEPFFVNRERLAQMSPYFRALFFGGGWESSRKHIEIKGLYLGPFRTLMEYAQSFKLHLDRKNVLGILETANFLQLEKARMLCCKFLERELHLSNCLGMMAYALQLGCLELYAAARKVVLTHLPAVASEEDFLYLSKETIADLIASDDLCVSQEDQAFEITLRWAAFDPRREDYFLQLVGLIRPESLSLSYITDLLTNIKCTDPRAKLICKLNGHLPASWTAGRSVPRTASSEMMYMLGGPHELDQQSLYQFNPRNGRWHLCPPLQRKCLTQYSVAAVGNNIVVTGGYFRDVLWYSVDWVCIYQCCNERWVEGPAMQKSRHCHCSAGLDFSLFVLGGSMDEGPVADVERLVLGAEGWNSVSPMIQAVERAAVVTLGTCIYVACGLDENGEVYNGIQRYKANIDQWDVVSYSPFPRYDLLATELNGAIYLLGGKALRLDIDTDEWTLLEEECLDRKFFTGCTTLNGQIYLISERKINKLFNNMILLDPYTDTCLEIDDAITCPVPIRGCVTVQMTSR comes from the exons ATGGCTTGTGTAAAGGAGCAAGTAGAGAGGAAATGTCCAGATTCAGTGTTCGAGGATGGTTTACTCAGCAAAGCCAACAATACTGAAAAATCAATATATAAAGGGATCTGTGAGGAGAACCACAGGAGTATCCAGGAGAATATGGAAGATGTAGGGCCTGATGCTGTACTCCAGGTGGAAAATGAGCCCTTCTTTGTTAACCGTGAAAGACTAGCACAAATGAGTCCTTATTTCCGAGCTCTTTTCTTTGGTGGAGGATGGGAAAGCAGCAGGAAGCACATTGAAATAAAAGGTTTATATCTGGGCCCTTTCCGTACACTCATGGAGTATGCTCAAAGCTTCAAATTGCATCTCGACAGGAAAAACGTTTTGGGAATCCTGGAGACAGCCAATTTCCTTCAGCTAGAGAAGGCCAGGATGCTCTGTTGTAAATTCTTGGAGAGGGAACTCCACCTCAGCAACTGTTTGGGCATGATGGCTTATGCATTGCAGCTGGGCTGTCTGGAGCTTTATGCTGCAGCAAGGAAAGTGGTTCTCACACATCTTCCAGCTGTAGCTTCTGAGGAGGATTTCCTTTACCTGTCCAAGGAGACCATTGCAGACCTTATTGCAAGTGATGATCTTTGTGTTTCACAGGAAGACCAAGCATTTGAAATTACTTTACGCTGGGCTGCCTTTGACCCCAGGCGTGAGGATTACTTCCTGCAGTTAGTGGGGCTGATTAGACCAGAGAGTTTGAGTCTGTCATATATCACTGATCTTCTGACCAACATAAAATGTACAGACCCTCGTGCCAAACTCATCTGCAAACTTAATGGTCACCTGCCTGCAagctggactgcaggcaggtctGTGCCCAGGACTGCGTCAAGTGAGATGATGTACATGCTTGGTGGACCACATGAGCTTGACCAGCAGTCTCTCTACCAATTTAACCCCAGGAATGGAAGGTGGCATTTATGCCCCCCCTTGCAGAGGAAATGTCTCACACAGTACTCTGTGGCAGCAGTAG GAAACAACATCGTGGTGACTGGTGGCTACTTTCGTGATGTTCTTTGGTACAGTGTGGACTGGGTATGTATTTACCAGTGTTGTAATGAGCGGTGGGTGGAAGGCCCAGCAATGCAGAAGTCCAGGCACTGCCACTGTTCAGCAGGGCTGGATTTTTCACTTTTCGTGCTGGGTGGAAGCATGGATGAAGGTCCTGTGGCTGACGTGGAGAGGCTGGTGTTGGGAGCAGAAGGCTGGAACAGTGTTAGCCCCATGATACAGGCAGTGGAAAGGGCAGCAGTGGTCACCTTGGGCACTTGCATATATGTGGCTTGTGGCTTGGATGAAAATGGTGAAGTGTACAATGGCATCCAAAGGTACAAAGCTAACATTGACCAATGGGATGTTGTCTCTTATTCTCCTTTTCCACG TTATGACCTGCTTGCCACTGAGTTGAATGGTGCCATCTATCTGTTGGGAGGTAAAGCTCTGCGCCTGGACATTGATACTGATGAGTGGACTCTTTTGGAAGAAGAGTGTCTGGACAGAAAGTTCTTCACTGGCTGTACTACATTGAATGGGCAAATCTACTTGATCAGTGAGAGAAAGATTAACAAACTCTTCAATAATATGATCCTTTTGGACCCCTACACTGACACATGCTTAGAAATTGATGATGCAATCACATGCCCTGTCCCCATAAGAGGTTGTGTCACAGTCCAAATGACAAGCAGATGA